One region of Rhizophagus irregularis chromosome 18, complete sequence genomic DNA includes:
- a CDS encoding Coronin-like protein crn1 — protein sequence MKGFVQASVQMESILTRKRKADEIDNGQDVDRVVGIVTDASEWYFMECSLDNEGKPSFKPSEPVTVVYKDENLQVKVEKVLGLLYGC from the coding sequence ATGAAGGGATTTGTCCAGGCTTCTGTGCAGATGGAATCAATCTTAACGCGTAAACGCAAAGCTGATGAAATCGATAATGGGCAGGATGTGGATAGGGTGGTTGGGATTGTTACCGATGCGTCCGAATGGTATTTTATGGAATGTTCGCTAGATAATGAGGGGAAGCCATCGTTTAAGCCATCGGAACCAGTGACCGTCGTGTACAAAGATGAGAATTTGCAAGTTAAGGTGGAAAAAGTCCTCGGATTATTGTATGGTTGTTGA